A region of the Candidatus Omnitrophota bacterium genome:
CCGTGTCGGAATGCGTGCTGATCTCAAATAAATCATTCCGTGTTTCTGTCACGGGGGAAAACTCTTCTTTCTGGGGGGTGCTGATAGGTTATTCCCAGGGCCGCGGCTCTCTGGATTTTGTCTGGCCGTCAAGAGACATTATTGTCGAGAAGGGGATTGATCTGCTGACATCCGGCTGGGACGGAAAATTTCCTCCGGGGCTTCACTGCGGAACGGTTACAAAAGCGCTTAAAGGCGGCGCCGGGGAATATGAGATCTCGGTTCAAACCGCTTATAACGCGAATGTACCGGAAGCTCTTTTTGTGTTGACACAATGGATACATTAATCACTGTTCTTTTTCTGCTTTGTGTTCCATATATACAGATTTTCCTGTTGAATCCTCTCTCTCCGCGGAGTTTTCCGGATGTGAGCCCGTCTCTTTTTCTTGCAAGCCTCGTTCTTCTCTCGTCAAAGATACCCGCCGCGCACAGCTATATTTACGCTTTTCTCCTCGGGTGCGTTTCTTCAATTCTTTGCGGCCATCCGCTGGCTTTTGATTCGCTGAGTTTTCTGGCCATTGTTTACGGGGTTAAAAAATTCTCCGAGAATTTTGACATGACCGGTTTCGGGGGGCAATTTGTTCTGGGTTTCGCTTCGGCCATCTTCCATTTTATTTTCCTGTATATATCACATCAGTTCATTACGGTGAACTACCCTCCTTTTGCCGGCGTTCTTCCGGGCGCGCTGACCACGGGTATATTGCTCGCAGTGCTGTTCAATACCGTTTTGAAAAACCGGAAACAAATGCGCTAAAATGTGGTATAAGGACAGGGGATGGGATTATTTTGTCAGATATATCAGATTCATAAAAATAGTTTTTATTGCCGCGTTTTTTCTGATTTTTTTCAGGGTTTTTCAGGTACAGATATTAAAAGGTTTCAAATTCTCGGAAAAATCCCGGGAAAATTATCTTAAAAGATTTATTGTGCCGCCGAACCGCGGTCGCATTATTTCCGCCGATGGGCAGGTCATAGCCACGACTTATATTTCATATGATCTCGTTTCCCAGATAACCCCGCCGGAGAAACTGAAAAATGATGTGTGCGCCGTTACCGAGGTTCCCCGTAGAATACTGGAAAGCTCTCTGGCGAAGTCGCTTAAAAAAGGAGAGATACTCAAAACGCTGATCCATGATCTTAAGGGGCGTTCGCTGATTGCGATGGCCTCGGTGATAAATGAATATCCCAACCTGAGGATCATCAAATCGCCCAAAAGGTTTTATCCCTACAAACAGACTTTCAGCCATGTGACAGGTTATCTCGGTGCGCCGCTGGGGAGCCGCTCGCGGGATATGAGCTATTCCTATCCCGGCTCTCTTCACGGTAAATCAGGGCTTGAAAAAAACTTTGACAGTTATCTGTTCGGTTCGCCCGGCGGAGAAATCGTCGAGGTCAGCGCCGCCGGAGATGTGATAGAGGTGAAGGGCAGAGTTCTCCCGTCGACGGGCGATGAGATAATACTCACTGTTGATTCGCGTCTGCAGAAAACAGCTTATGAGGCCTTTCAGGGACGGCCCGGTGCCGCTGTGGCGCTGAATCCTAAAACAGGAGCTGTACTCCTGTTTGTCAGTTCTCCGGGATTTGATCCCGGTGCGTTCGGGGATGACACGGATGAGGTCTCCCGCATGATGACTTCCCCGGCAATACCCCTCGTGAACAGGGTTATACAGATGAAATATCCTCCGGGTTCTGTTTTCAAAATCTTCACCGCTGCTGCGGCCTTAAACGAGGAGCGCATAGACACGGAAAAGAAAATAGATTGCAGTGGCGTTTTTAAATACGGGAATCGCGAGTTTAAGTGCTGGAAAGAAGAAGGGCATGGAGAGATGGATTTTCTGGACGGTTTTTCGCAATCCTGCAATGTGTATTTCTACAACATTGCGCTTGAGGTCGGCGTAAAAGATTTATCAAAATACGCACATATGATGGGGCTGGATCTCGACGAGCTCAAAGATATATCAGGGGAACTTCCCGCCACCATACCGTCGGCGGCCTGGAAGAAAAAAAGATATAAGCAAAGCTGGCTGCCGGGGGATACGGTTAATATGGGCATAGGTCAGGGATTTTTATGGGTGACGCCGCTTCAGATAGCGCTGGCCGTGGGCGGTGTGTCCAATGGCGGTGTTATTTACAGGCCCTATCTTGTGTCAAAAATTACCACGCCCGGGGGAAAGACTGAATATGAGGCCAGTCCCGAACAGGTGAAGCAGTACAGCCTCCGCGAAGACACTTTTAAGCTCCTGAGGGAAGCACTGCGCAAAGTCGTCACGGACGGCACCGGACGGGTGCTGAATATAGAGGGCTGTGAAATTTACGGTAAAACCGGCACAGCGCAAAATCCTTCGGGGGATGATCACGCCTGGTTTGTCTCATTCGGCGGCGGTGATCTGGAAGATTTCGCGCTCACTGTTGTGCTCGAACACGGAGGAAAGGGGGCGGCTGTCGCCGGGCCCGTGTCGCGGGCTATATGGGAGGAGTATATAAAAATCAAAAATGAAAAGATTTGACCCTCTCATCCTTTTTCCCGCGCTGTTTCTCCTGGCAATGGGAAGCCTGCAGAATATTTCTTATGTGTCGGGCGATATGCTGTACAGGCATTTATTCGCTATAGCGCTGGGCTTCGCCGGTATGGTTATATTCACAT
Encoded here:
- the mrdA gene encoding penicillin-binding protein 2, yielding MWYKDRGWDYFVRYIRFIKIVFIAAFFLIFFRVFQVQILKGFKFSEKSRENYLKRFIVPPNRGRIISADGQVIATTYISYDLVSQITPPEKLKNDVCAVTEVPRRILESSLAKSLKKGEILKTLIHDLKGRSLIAMASVINEYPNLRIIKSPKRFYPYKQTFSHVTGYLGAPLGSRSRDMSYSYPGSLHGKSGLEKNFDSYLFGSPGGEIVEVSAAGDVIEVKGRVLPSTGDEIILTVDSRLQKTAYEAFQGRPGAAVALNPKTGAVLLFVSSPGFDPGAFGDDTDEVSRMMTSPAIPLVNRVIQMKYPPGSVFKIFTAAAALNEERIDTEKKIDCSGVFKYGNREFKCWKEEGHGEMDFLDGFSQSCNVYFYNIALEVGVKDLSKYAHMMGLDLDELKDISGELPATIPSAAWKKKRYKQSWLPGDTVNMGIGQGFLWVTPLQIALAVGGVSNGGVIYRPYLVSKITTPGGKTEYEASPEQVKQYSLREDTFKLLREALRKVVTDGTGRVLNIEGCEIYGKTGTAQNPSGDDHAWFVSFGGGDLEDFALTVVLEHGGKGAAVAGPVSRAIWEEYIKIKNEKI